The Candidatus Wallbacteria bacterium genomic interval TTCCGGTTTCGAAATCCTCGAACAAGTTCAGATAGATTTTCTCTTCAGATAATCCTGTTTTTTCAAGCCTGCTCCGGAAATTGTGCAGAATGATCTCTCCATCCAGGGGAGGACGGTGCCAGTCCAGTCCGATGTAAAACGAGAAAGAGATCAGTTTGACAGGTTTTCCGCTGAATTTCTGGAATGGGATCTGCAGATGATGCCAGCGTTTTTGATTCAGGACCTGCTCGTTGCGGAATGAACAGATCGTCCCATCTTCCTGAAGCAGGTCGATTCTGAAAAGTCCTCCACGACCATCCGATTTCAGCCAGAGTTCCACTCCCTGGTGTTCGCCAGCGAAGACTGGTCTGGGGAAATCCTGATGCCTGAGCACCACCCAGTTCTTTCCGCTGTCCCCTGATTTGATTCTGAAAGCGGCTTTCAGGGCTCCCCCTGCCAATCCATCTGTCACAATGTTCGGAAAAACTTTGAATTCTGCGTCAGCTCCGGACCCGAACCAGTAACTGCGGGGGAGCGTCACTTCGTTGATTTCAGGAAGATCCCACAGAAGGTTTAGATAATCCCGGCTCGAAAAAGTATGAGGCGCAATCAGCACAGTATTCCGAAGCGGCAGTTTCGCGCCTGAATCCGCTGCGAACGAAAAGCGGAGGGACACGATCTCGCAGAGCTTCCCTCCGGCAGTGCTGCTCCAGGGGGCCCGCCTGAAATCCACTGCCCGCGCCTGCCAGTAATGCCAGTGCCTGGTCCTCAATGCCAGCCTGTGCTCGCTGACCCATTCGCTCCCGTCGGCAGCTTCCAGGATCAGCCTCAGCACTCCTCCGCTTCCTTCAGACCGCAGGAAAAAGCCTACGCTTCCGCCTTCCGGGATCACCACGCTTTCCGCGAGGCGGTATCTTCTCAATTCGCAGTAGTTCTCCTTGCTGTCCCGTCCTGTGATTGCATATTTCACCCGCACGCCGGGCACGAACGACGGCAGGCTGAAACCCCGCATCAGTAAAATCCTTGCCCCGCTGCTCAGCCGTTCGGTACGCAATGCTTCCACGCAGCTCTCATACGCGATTTCCGCTTCAGCTCCTGTGCGGTGATAATAATATTCCTCGATCTTGTTCGTGATCAGCGCGCTCTCCAGTGATACGCATTTCTCAACGTCCATTGTCGCGAGCAGCAGCTCTTTCGCGCGCTCAGTGATCCTGTCGCTGATGTTTCCCAGATACACGTTCCGTTCGACTGTCAATGCTTTCTCGCCTTTTCTCCGCAGGTCGTGGAAGAAAGCTTCACCCGAGAGGGGCGCCTGATGCCAGTCCAGCCCGATGTAGAATGAAAAAGCCTTGACCAGTGAGACCGCTCCCTGGAACTTCCCGAACTCTATCTGCAGATGATGCCATTTCTTCTGATTCAGGATCAGTTCATCCCTGAAGCTCGCCACGCTTCCGTCGGCATTCTCCAGGTCGACCCTGAACAGCCCGCCCCTGCCGTCGGATTTCAGCCAGAGCTCCACTCCGGAATATTTTGAGGCATCCAGCGGGCTGGAAAGGTCATGATGCCTGAGCACCACCCAGTTCTTTCCGCTGTCCCCTGATTTGATCGTATACGAGACACGGAGAGCTCCGCTTACATTGTCGTCAGTCGTCGCATTGGCGGACACTTTCAGTTCAGCGTCGCTTCCTGCGGAATACCAGTAATGCCTGGGAAGCGTCTCTTCGTTGATGTGCTGAAAATCAAACAGCAGATTGCAGTAGCTTCGGCGCTCGAAACTGTATGGCGCAATCAGCACAGTATTCCGAAGCGGCAGTTTCGCGCCTGAATCCGCTGCGAACGAAAAGCGGAGGGACACGATCTCGCAGAGCTTCCCTCCGGCAGTGCTGCTCCAGGGGGCCCGCCTGAAAT includes:
- a CDS encoding CIA30 family protein, which codes for FRRAPWSSTAGGKLCEIVSLRFSFAADSGAKLPLRNTVLIAPYSFERRSYCNLLFDFQHINEETLPRHYWYSAGSDAELKVSANATTDDNVSGALRVSYTIKSGDSGKNWVVLRHHDLSSPLDASKYSGVELWLKSDGRGGLFRVDLENADGSVASFRDELILNQKKWHHLQIEFGKFQGAVSLVKAFSFYIGLDWHQAPLSGEAFFHDLRRKGEKALTVERNVYLGNISDRITERAKELLLATMDVEKCVSLESALITNKIEEYYYHRTGAEAEIAYESCVEALRTERLSSGARILLMRGFSLPSFVPGVRVKYAITGRDSKENYCELRRYRLAESVVIPEGGSVGFFLRSEGSGGVLRLILEAADGSEWVSEHRLALRTRHWHYWQARAVDFRRAPWSSTAGGKLCEIVSLRFSFAADSGAKLPLRNTVLIAPHTFSSRDYLNLLWDLPEINEVTLPRSYWFGSGADAEFKVFPNIVTDGLAGGALKAAFRIKSGDSGKNWVVLRHQDFPRPVFAGEHQGVELWLKSDGRGGLFRIDLLQEDGTICSFRNEQVLNQKRWHHLQIPFQKFSGKPVKLISFSFYIGLDWHRPPLDGEIILHNFRSRLEKTGLSEEKIYLNLFEDFETGTDELADKFWWASGEDSSLSVTPMVTDPQGVQNCLRINYRIESPDFEKNWIVIKHNDYSEPQNLTFADGVSLWVKGDGQGGHFRIKLVDNDKNEFIHSDRKILNTTKWQQLKISFDKFIAGKPGFDLKKVASFELYLGLDWKKPPLSGTVYFNDFRRQKEQPIAIGRGDFQSFHSAQVSEKYESLAYRFLSSSLIPKRQVHFGGKLINFTEYEGLIRQKHPHVDDLKRRNFIAFNEKDTVILDSMRKNRWGLDKVALFIEPTNLCNLQCIMCNHGDHSFQRPLGVMKLSEFKRIIDEIVAEKLNLWEFAPFWLGESFVHPQIVDFLNYASEAKTRPGTFRHFNIHTNGSMLERQHLDAILNSKLTSILFSVDAATKGTYEKIRVGGNFERVVSNLHFLLSERIKRGQASPKLIAQLIGMDENIGEIRAFADYWLSAGFEDLIFAGRAEDNPFPRETKVHLLFPQVIRDSVFIKALEPNALTKHQCHREVIEMHPGLVRKPCGSLWRMLSVAWDGTATACCRDDQIKMPIGNVLKSSLKEVWYGEPLRRLRIAQIMGNFSETPKCLDCVNWVKYPLSREEVADYLRSIGEDRLINHFSRLSHA